A single window of Salvia splendens isolate huo1 chromosome 6, SspV2, whole genome shotgun sequence DNA harbors:
- the LOC121807561 gene encoding protein tesmin/TSO1-like CXC 2 — protein sequence MMGERCESSRGEREVMGTPERSKNSQIANSIAKFEDSPVFSFLNNLSPIKPVKPVHISQTINPLSFASLPSVFSSPHLASLRESRFLRRHSLSDPSKPEFSSNDGNKVDPNMGVTMNLDEHKESNPDANCEKASESPYVCSKLVVEFAETLSCEMDIVGSGLSGLEAKQVAEYACTSSAFVEDQRSEANAEVLGNTGGNCWDSLIADSSDLFIFESPKAKACNESVDPATAFYRSIRNAIQNVQSFGAAACGERGNAAENMPSQPEEGIGMIENMPLQNFSGVSRGMKRRSLVFEMAGGHRKNMEDGSARDSPLLLTNSDGNASSDKQIARTKTGSDCSGLLPGIGLHLNALAATHESSTSGRLLIGSSSSAHFPPPTTSQDLLSSYLLESGVDTFESLLLEDHSRESGYIANEDINPSSPKKRRRKSEQGGDGESCKRCNCKKSKCLKLYCECFAAGVYCVEPCACIDCFNKPVHEETVLATRKQIESRNPLAFAPKVIRTSDSVSEIIGDDFANTPASARHKRGCNCKKSGCLKKYCECYQGGVGCSINCRCEGCKNAFGRKDGSCASALHGDVEDENDTTEKAALDSRSLYKACIHDDLDQSAPSKKRPPRAYVPPTSSSSSSYSGFGAFPPPPKWRPHLEGGDEMPHFLAGGGGSPIKASSPNRKRVTPPQTLTGLRSSRKLVLQSIPLFPSLASNQ from the exons ATGATGGGGGAGAGGTGTGAGAGTTccagaggagagagagaagtcATGGGAACTCCAGAGAGAAGCAAGAACAGCCAGATCGCCAACTCCATTGCCAAATTTGAG GACTCCCCTGTCTTTAGCTTCCTCAACAATCTTTCCCCTATCAAGCCGGTTAAACCGGTGCACATCTCTCAGACGATAAATCCACTTAGCTTTGCTTCTCTTCCATCCGTTTTCAGTTCACCCCATCTTGCTTCTCTCAGGGAATCTAGATTTCTTCGCAG GCATAGTCTTTCAGATCCATCAAAGCCCGAGTTCTCCTCTAATGATGGGAACAAAGTTGATCCAAACATGGGAGTCACTATGAACTTGGACGAACACAAGGAGTCAAATCCGGATGCAAATTGTGAAAAGGCTAGTGAGTCACCATATGTATGCTCGAAGCTTGTGGTTGAGTTTGCAGAAACACTGAGCTGTGAGATGGACATTGTCGGCTCGGGCTTGAGTGGTCTTGAGGCCAAACAGGTAGCAGAATATGCTTGCACTTCTTCAGCATTTGTGGAAGACCAGAGGAGTGAGGCGAATGCGGAGGTGTTGGGCAATACTGGTGGGAACTGTTGGGACAGTTTGATTGCTGATTCATCTGATCTTTTCATCTTTGAATCACCAAAAGCAAAGGCTTGCAATGAATCTGTTGATCCAGCAACGGCTTTCTATAGGAGCATTAGGAATGCCATCCAGAACGTCCAATCCTTTGGTGCAGCGGCTTGTGGTGAACGAGGAAACGCAGCTGAAAACATGCCTAGTCAGCCTGAAGAAGGAATTGGGATGATTGAAAAcatgcctttgcagaattttTCTGGTGTCAGCCGTGGAATGAAAAGGCGCTCTCTTGTCTTCGAGATGGCAGGAGGCCATAGGAAGAATATGGAGGATGGATCAGCTCGTGATTCGCCTCTACTGCTAACAAACTCTGATGGCAATGCTTCCtcggacaagcaaatagctcgGACTAAGACTGGAAGTGATTGTTCTGGTCTCCTGCCTGGGATCGGCTTGCATTTGAATGCTTTGGCAGCGACTCACGAGTCATCAACCTCTGGTAGATTATTGATCGGATCGAGCTCATCTGCCCATTTTCCTCCTCCAACTACTAGCCAAGACTTGTTAAGCAGCTACCTATTGGAAAGTGGGGTTGATACCTTCGAAAGCCTTCTCCTGGAAGATCATAGCCGGGAATCTGGATATATCGCGAATGAAGATATAAATCCGAGTAGTCCAAAGAAGAGGAG GCGTAAGTCGGagcaaggtggagatggtgaATCTTGTAAACGATGCAATTGTAAAAAATCAAAGTGTTTAAAACT TTACTGTGAGTGCTTTGCTGCTGGTGTCTACTGTGTGGAGCCGTGCGCGTGTATAGACTGCTTCAACAAGCCCGTGCACGAGGAAACTGTCCTCGCCACGCGCAAGCAGATTGAGTCAAGAAATCCTCTTGCATTTGCTCCTAAAGTGATCAGGACCTCTGATTCTGTATCAGAGATAATAGGG GATGACTTTGCCAACACTCCTGCTTCTGCTCGCCATAAAAGAGGATGCAACTGCAAGAAATCCGGCTGCCTCAAGAAATACTGTGAATGCTATCAA GGAGGTGTCGGATGCTCCATAAACTGCAGATGCGAAGGATGCAAGAATGCGTTTGGCAGAAAAGATG GTTCGTGCGCATCAGCATTGCACGGGGACGTAGAAGATGAAAATGACACTACTGAGAAGGCTGCACTCGACAGCAGAAGCCTCTACAAGGCTTGTATTCACGATGATCTTGATCAAAGCGCGCCTTCAAAGAAGAGGCCACCTAGAGCCTATGTTCCTCCCACCAGCTCCAGCTCCAGCTCATATTCTGGCTTTGGAGCGTTTCCACCACCGCCTAAATGGAGGCCGCATCTTGAGGGGGGAGACGAGATGCCACATTTTCTTGCAGGAGGAGGAGGGTCGCCTATCAAGGCGTCCTCGCCTAACAGGAAGAGAGTTACTCCGCCTCAGACCTTGACTGGTCTCAGGAGCAGCCGGAAGCTCGTACTTCAGTCTATCCCGTTGTTCCCTTCCCTTGCATCCAACCAGTAG